The region CCGTGTTCAGCTTGTTCCGTATGGCCTCCGGTCGCATCGCTCCGCACCACACCTGGCCGAAGTTGAGGAAGAAGAGCTGCGGACCCGTCATGTTGAGGCCCGGCAGGACCTCGTCCTGCACCTCGCTGGGGTGCTCCTTCAGCCAGCGCTGGTAGGCGTGGAAGGCCTGCCGCAGGCCTCCGTTGTCCGCAATGTTCTCAcctgaaataattataattaatattcataattatttataattaactGAGCAActttaactttagtaacatgtATCACTAGAAAGCCGGATCGAATGGACTTACCCTGCGTACTCTCTCCATTCAGGACGATGCCCACCTCCTCCACGGTGTAATTGCTATATTGGGCAATGATGCAGCGAGCCCGCTCGTCGAATCCCCTGATAGAGGAGTCCGTCCACCACTTGTGGATGTTGCCGTTCCTGTCGAAGAGCCTGCCCTTGTCATCAAAGCCGTGGGTCAGCTCGTGACCAATAACCACACCGATGCCGCCAAAGTTCAGGGACTTGGGGAAATGTCGGTGATAGAACGGCGGTTGCAGGATGCCCGCGGGGAACATGATCTGGTTCTTGTTACGGCTATAATAGGCATTCACTATGGCCGGCGCCGTTTGCCAGTTGGTCTTGTTGACCCGCTCGTGGAGCTTGGCCTGCTCCGTCTTGGCCGTGTGGAGCAGGACGTTCAGCGTGTTCTCGAAGTACTTGTCCGGATGGATTTCGATGCCCGCGTACTTGCTGTTCAGCTCACCCGGATTGAGGATAAAGTCCGGATAGCCGATCTTCAAGGACATGGCGTTGACCTTCTCCTCGGCCAGCTGCTTGGTGGTGGAGTCCAGCCAGTCGGTTGTTTTCAGTATGTCCCGGAAGGCCTGCTGCAGGTCGTGGGTCATCCGCAGGGTGTCCcgcttgctgttgttgtcgaAGTAGCGACTCACGAACATGGACCCCACCGCCATGCCCATGTTGGTGTTCACCTGGGCGATGCACACCTTCCACCGCTGGGGACTCTCCTCGCGGCCAAAAAGGGCGTGGTAGAAGTGCTGTTTTATGTCATCGAATCTGTCGTCCACGTTATTGATGCGGTGCCGCACGAAGCGCCACATCATGTAGTTGGCCACCGTCCGGGGATCTGATTCCTCCAGCAGAGTCACCAGCTTGCTCATGTACTCCACCGCGTAGATGACCACCTCCTCGGAGCCCAGGACCTCGCGATCCTGCAGGCTCTGCAGGTAGGCACGCCACTTAATCTCCGGCACAGCCGACTGCAGCTGGTCCAGTGTCATCCGTTTGTAGAGCTgtggaaaaaataagaaaggtTTGATGTTTCTTTTGGATTCTTTTTAGCACTGAGACATTCTCTCGTACATCCTTACGAATAAGTAATAGTTAAATAAATGCCCCCTTGGCACCCACTCACCTTAGTCACGTTGAGTCGCTGCTCCGCTGGAGCCGTGATCCCGGCCAGCTGCGTCTCGAAGGCCACCAGCTCGCCGGCCACCCGCTGGGCGTCCATCTTAGAGGCGCCCATCTTGTGCATCACCTCGGCCATGTAGCGCTGGTAGGCCTGCAGATACTTGGCGTTGCTCGGCTGCAGGAAGTACTCGCGGGTGGGCAGACCAAGGCCCGTCTGGTCGAACTGGACGATGTTTTCCTCGGAGTTCTTGATGTCTGCTCCCACCCACTGGACGATGAGGATGTCGTTGTTGTAGCGCCTCAGAGTGGCGGCCAGCACCTGCCAGTTGAAGTGGGCGTCGCTCCACTGCGGCTCCAGAACTGGCCAGCCACCCAATTCCCTGATGAGTGTGTGCAGAGGTTCCAATCCCCGTTTGGCCAGAACGGCACTATTTACGCAGGAGCGGTACAGATTCTTGGCCTTCAGCTGGGCATCGTGTTGGGGCTTCAGGAAATCGCTGGGTGGGACATGCAGTTGCTCCTCGTTATCTGGCTTATCCTTTGACTTATCCTTTGGCAGGCTGCCAGGAGGAGCAGCCTCCTCTTCCTTGGTCCTCTCACGCGGCGTCTCAATGAGGCGTTTCCTTTTGGTTCCATTGGTGTAGCGCTTGTAGCGCACCAGGACGCGGTTGAGCAACTGCCTCTTGCTGACGATGTGCCGCCGGAGGCGCTCCGCCGTGAGTTCCGCCGCCTGGTCAACTTCACCCTCGCCCTGTTCATTCAGTTTGAAGAGGGTATTCCGCACTGGACTCTTTCGTGGCTCCGCCGCCGGTTGCACTGGGGCATTCCTCTCCAGGAGATTCCTCAGCACCAGGTCCAGACTCTCGCGCAGCATTTCGAAGGTATCGAAACCGGCCTTATCCTTGGGAATGGGATGCAGTCGCTCCCAGTTGCCGCAGGCGTACTTGTAGAAATCCACGCAGGGATCCACCTTGGTGTCCATGTAGCGCTTCATGGTCTTGGCCTGGGTGAGGCGAATGCCCTCGCGGGTGCCCTCCTCGTTCCAGAAACTTTGCAGGGCAGCGATGGCTTCGTTGATCTCGGAACTGGTCTCCTCCGCCTGTCGTTCGGCCTCCCGACGCTCGCGTGTCCTAATCCTCTCCAGCCAGTAGGGCGCGATGTCCTGATACCGCTTCTTCTGTCGCTGATAGACTTCCTCGTCCAGCGGCTTGATGTCCAGATCGATGCCACTGCCGAGGCACTCGCGAGGAATGCCCAGCGGCAGGAAGGAGGTGCGGGAGTCCTTCATCAGCGTGTTGCGCTCCTCTAGCTCCATGGCCTCTCCATTGCCATACCGATAGGGTTGGCAGCGACGCGCCCTCTCCGCGGCCAGGAGCTGCAGCTGAGCCCGCTTGCTGGCCGGCACGAGGAACTCCTCGTTGATCAGCTCATTGTAGGTGCTACCCTCCGGCAGGAGGGCTTCGTAGTCCTCCATATAGGCGGGAGCATTAGCCGCCGAGTCCTGGCGCTCCCGCATCCTCTGCTCGTTCAGCTGCAGCGCCGCTAGCATCCCGTCCAGCCGCATGATCAGGATGAGCACCAGGGTCAGCGGCAGCATTAAAACTGGAAGCAGTAGAAGCAATTTGCAGCAGGTCAGACCCGGACACCATTGCACCCGACCCGTACGCTGGTTGACACCCAGGCCCAGCTTAACGCTGCGGGTGTGGGAGGATTTGGTGGACTTGGAGGATGAGGGGGAGCCAGGAGCAGCCGCGCCAGGAGCCCCGTGAACCGAGGGCATCGCTAGCCTCAGCTGGCTGTGGCGACTCATCCCACGAGCGGCCGTAATTGAGGAGCTCGCTGGCCTTTATACTTTAATTAAACGCAATTTTTCGCGCAACGCAGTTTGCCGAACCGAACGGGACGTAACCTGAACCGAGAATGGAGAGCCGGAGACTGGCGAGCCGGAGATCCGAGATCGGAGGATGGAGGCTGGGGACTGGAGATCGGAGACTGCGGACGAGTCGCGCTCGCATTGCCAACTGAAAGCGCCGCATGGGATGCGCAATCACGGCGCGCGACAAGCAATTGAGCTAGCAACTAGCAACTAGCgacatcagcagcagcggcagcacggcagcaacatcaactaGCAACATGCAATCAATGGATCGCTAGGCTCTGGGAATCATGGGTCAGGGGTGGCCCTACTTAGGCTGAACTTACCTCCCTATCTATTTTGATCTTAGGAGAGCATGTATCTGGTATAACAGATACCTGCACTGATTTGACCCATTAACCCCAATCGCTTCATTAATTCGCCTTTATATCTCTGTTAATCAACAGGAACGGCAACAAAGCAGATCGCTCAGCAATTTGTGTCATTATCACTGGACTAGCAGTAACAAACGCGCCTCTTTAGCAATATCTACACCGGGAAAACTATAATCTAAACGATATAATATGGTTAACTTTTGGATATTCTAGAATAATTAATTCAATTCTTATTGGGACGAGCGAGGAATTCAAGTTTACTTACTTTATCCacaatatttcatatttaaaaaaaaattacaaaatctccttttaataaaaaaaact is a window of Drosophila biarmipes strain raj3 chromosome 3R, RU_DBia_V1.1, whole genome shotgun sequence DNA encoding:
- the LOC108031457 gene encoding neprilysin-4 isoform X2, whose translation is MLPLTLVLILIMRLDGMLAALQLNEQRMRERQDSAANAPAYMEDYEALLPEGSTYNELINEEFLVPASKRAQLQLLAAERARRCQPYRYGNGEAMELEERNTLMKDSRTSFLPLGIPRECLGSGIDLDIKPLDEEVYQRQKKRYQDIAPYWLERIRTRERREAERQAEETSSEINEAIAALQSFWNEEGTREGIRLTQAKTMKRYMDTKVDPCVDFYKYACGNWERLHPIPKDKAGFDTFEMLRESLDLVLRNLLERNAPVQPAAEPRKSPVRNTLFKLNEQGEGEVDQAAELTAERLRRHIVSKRQLLNRVLVRYKRYTNGTKRKRLIETPRERTKEEEAAPPGSLPKDKSKDKPDNEEQLHVPPSDFLKPQHDAQLKAKNLYRSCVNSAVLAKRGLEPLHTLIRELGGWPVLEPQWSDAHFNWQVLAATLRRYNNDILIVQWVGADIKNSEENIVQFDQTGLGLPTREYFLQPSNAKYLQAYQRYMAEVMHKMGASKMDAQRVAGELVAFETQLAGITAPAEQRLNVTKLYKRMTLDQLQSAVPEIKWRAYLQSLQDREVLGSEEVVIYAVEYMSKLVTLLEESDPRTVANYMMWRFVRHRINNVDDRFDDIKQHFYHALFGREESPQRWKVCIAQVNTNMGMAVGSMFVSRYFDNNSKRDTLRMTHDLQQAFRDILKTTDWLDSTTKQLAEEKVNAMSLKIGYPDFILNPGELNSKYAGIEIHPDKYFENTLNVLLHTAKTEQAKLHERVNKTNWQTAPAIVNAYYSRNKNQIMFPAGILQPPFYHRHFPKSLNFGGIGVVIGHELTHGFDDKGRLFDRNGNIHKWWTDSSIRGFDERARCIIAQYSNYTVEEVGIVLNGESTQGENIADNGGLRQAFHAYQRWLKEHPSEVQDEVLPGLNMTGPQLFFLNFGQVWCGAMRPEAIRNKLNTAIHSPGRFRVIGTLSNSFDFAREFNCPLGSPMNPMKKCSVW
- the LOC108031457 gene encoding neprilysin-4 isoform X1, translating into MSRHSQLRLAMPSVHGAPGAAAPGSPSSSKSTKSSHTRSVKLGLGVNQRTGRVQWCPGLTCCKLLLLLPVLMLPLTLVLILIMRLDGMLAALQLNEQRMRERQDSAANAPAYMEDYEALLPEGSTYNELINEEFLVPASKRAQLQLLAAERARRCQPYRYGNGEAMELEERNTLMKDSRTSFLPLGIPRECLGSGIDLDIKPLDEEVYQRQKKRYQDIAPYWLERIRTRERREAERQAEETSSEINEAIAALQSFWNEEGTREGIRLTQAKTMKRYMDTKVDPCVDFYKYACGNWERLHPIPKDKAGFDTFEMLRESLDLVLRNLLERNAPVQPAAEPRKSPVRNTLFKLNEQGEGEVDQAAELTAERLRRHIVSKRQLLNRVLVRYKRYTNGTKRKRLIETPRERTKEEEAAPPGSLPKDKSKDKPDNEEQLHVPPSDFLKPQHDAQLKAKNLYRSCVNSAVLAKRGLEPLHTLIRELGGWPVLEPQWSDAHFNWQVLAATLRRYNNDILIVQWVGADIKNSEENIVQFDQTGLGLPTREYFLQPSNAKYLQAYQRYMAEVMHKMGASKMDAQRVAGELVAFETQLAGITAPAEQRLNVTKLYKRMTLDQLQSAVPEIKWRAYLQSLQDREVLGSEEVVIYAVEYMSKLVTLLEESDPRTVANYMMWRFVRHRINNVDDRFDDIKQHFYHALFGREESPQRWKVCIAQVNTNMGMAVGSMFVSRYFDNNSKRDTLRMTHDLQQAFRDILKTTDWLDSTTKQLAEEKVNAMSLKIGYPDFILNPGELNSKYAGIEIHPDKYFENTLNVLLHTAKTEQAKLHERVNKTNWQTAPAIVNAYYSRNKNQIMFPAGILQPPFYHRHFPKSLNFGGIGVVIGHELTHGFDDKGRLFDRNGNIHKWWTDSSIRGFDERARCIIAQYSNYTVEEVGIVLNGESTQGENIADNGGLRQAFHAYQRWLKEHPSEVQDEVLPGLNMTGPQLFFLNFGQVWCGAMRPEAIRNKLNTAIHSPGRFRVIGTLSNSFDFAREFNCPLGSPMNPMKKCSVW